The following are encoded together in the Montipora foliosa isolate CH-2021 chromosome 12, ASM3666993v2, whole genome shotgun sequence genome:
- the LOC137979172 gene encoding uncharacterized protein, which yields MECKAVCLLLAFAHFALGKTDQSPFVLLSPEMVNEINSLNAGWNATFYKRFAEMDLADMKRLAGCYGAWPKDSPPKHVKRNIASEIPDAFDSRTKWPGSIHPIRNQGSCGSCWVFGASEVLSDRFAIRTGNVIDVVLSAQQLVDCDKECYGCDGGWAIQAWRYMVKIGLLTERCYGEYTATTDSCKINSTYISQCPSGSGSDPRFYKALDAYTVEANVKAIQTEIMSYGPVEAVFTVYEDFMVYREGVYIHVSGGTVGLHAIKMLGWGTSSEGIDYWICANSWGTTWGMNGNFYIRRGTNECGIESGIVAGRVPG from the exons ATGGAATGCAAAGCTGTTTGTCTGTTGCTGGCGTTTGCTCACTTCGCTTTGGGAAAGACTGATCAGTCTCCTTTCGTTTTGCTATCTCCTGAAATGGTCAATGAGATCAACTCATTGAATGCAGG gtGGAATGCTACCTTTTATAAACGTTTCGCTGAAATGGATTTGGCAGATATGAAACGGCTGGCTGGTTGCTATGGTGCTTGGCCAAAAGACTCCCCCCCTAAGCATGTGAAACGTAACATTGCCAGTGAAATCCCAGACGCCTTTGATTCTCGCACTAAGTGGCCTGGCTCCATTCATCCCATTCGAAACCAG GGTTCATGTGGAAGTTGCTGGGTCTTTGGCGCTTCGG AGGTATTGTCTGATAGGTTTGCTATTCGTACTGGCAATGTTATTGATGTAGTACTGTCAGCACAACAGCTTGTTGACTGCGACAAAGAATGTTACGGCTGTGACGGTGGCTGGGCAATACAAGCATGGCGTTACATGGTTAAAATTGG ACTCCTGACTGAACGATGTTATGGAGAATACACCGCAACAACGGATTCTTGTAAAATTaacagcacttatatttcacaATGTCCGAGTGGTTCTGGATCAGATCCCAGATTTTATAAAGCATTGGATGCGTACACAGTGGAagcaaat GTCAAAGCGATTCAGACTGAAATCATGTCTTATGGGCCGGTTGAAG cGGTTTTCACAGTTTATGAAGACTTCATGGTATATCGTGAAGGTGTCTACATCCATGTTAGTGGAGGAACAGTGGGCCTGCATGCCATCAAAATGCTGgg CTGGGGAACGTCCTCGGAAGGCATTGATTACTGG ATCTGTGCCAATTCTTGGGGAACTACCTGGGGTATGAATG GAAATTTCTACATTCGCCGAGGAACAAATGAATGTGGCATTGAAAGTGGCATTGTTGCTGGGCGTGTTCCTGGCTAA
- the LOC137980777 gene encoding melatonin receptor type 1C-like encodes MKSFQNSEATLYSFNQTAPGCVQPIRSPAELYVSLSSYAFLAIANVIGNGLVIGAYVSDKWLQRAIRHTFIIGLAIADFFIGVFPLPIWMYITYSDYHDSPLNWTLYQVYITADIFIGSTSILQLTAGLASIQPLQYGTQKQRTYTVFLAIVCFFIPTTVITTAYLSIFIAIKTKKAMTRYRKSRNTLAKEVRLSFTVAIIALVFVITWLPLFSVTMLATFNPGILPSSPKSERVLNFVKWMHYCSSALTPFLYAYRHKELQRTMLLLLQRLFVRRNQGGDRKEVRSFRSGSMSFINARKLSSTLHTRSTKSTEMQSTAESCSRAISSGMRVEISGKGKETKKKTSASSV; translated from the exons ATGAAGAGCTTTCAAAACAGTGAGGCCACATTGTACTCCTTTAACCAAACCGCGCCAGGCTGCGTGCAGCCAATTCGCTCTCCAGCCGAACTGTACGTATCCTTATCATCATATGCCTTTCTGGCAATCGCAAATGTAATTGGAAATGGTCTTGTCATTGGAGCATATGTTTCAGACAAGTGGCTACAAAGGGCGATCAGGCACACCTTTATCATCGGATTGGCGATTGCAGACTTTTTCATAGGAGTATTTCCCTTACCAATTTGGATGTACATCACATACTCTGACTACCATGATTCTCCATTAAATTGGACTCTCTATCAGGTCTACATAACAGCTGATATCTTTATCGGTAGCACTTCCATTCTTCAACTCACAG CTGGACTGGCGTCTATTCAGCCTCTCCAGTATGGGACTCAGAAGCAGAGGACATACACGGTTTTCCTAGCAATAGTGTGCTTTTTCATTCCCACAACAGTGATAACTACTGCATACCTCAGCATTTTTATCGCTATCAAGACCAAAAAAGCTATGACGAGGTATAGGAAAAGCAGAAACACCTTGGCGAAAGAG GTTCGATTGTCTTTCACAGTAGCAATAATTGCGCTGGTGTTTGTCATAACATGGCTACCCTTATTTAGTGTCACCATGCTTGCTACATTCAACCCTGGAATTCTCCCTTCTTCACCGAAGTCAGAGCGTGTGTTGAACTTTGTCAAATGGATGCATTACTGCTCCAGTGCGCTAACTCCATTTCTGTATGCATACCGACATAAGGAACTTCAGAGGACTATGCTGCTGCTTTTGCAGAGGCTCTTTGTGAGGAGGAACCAAGGCGGTGATCGTAAGGAGGTCCGATCGTTTCGATCGGGAAGTATGAGTTTCATTAATGCTCGGAAGCTTAGCAGTACTTTACACACAAGAAGCACAAAGAGCACAGAGATGCAGAGCACCGCTGAGTCATGTTCAAGAGCCATTTCATCGGGGATGAGAGTTGAAATCtcagggaaaggaaaggagacaaaaaagaaaactagcGCCAGCAGTGTTTAA
- the LOC137980778 gene encoding uncharacterized protein, with protein sequence MTETASSGSATQNAQLQNITVVNRQLNIRPFNISNDANDTAVRWTKWKKDIERQFRFFGLTDPGVKKDGLIIYGGPQIADLEESLPDLPPQESEDVYSRFIRKLDRNFLPRKNKDYARFQFGNLSQEADESMAKYYARLREIAKKCEFNDEDDAIRDHLIKTMNTNRIRVKTIRNNWTLSQILDEAAVEEESTAQAHEIDKKLHDATEFQKIKQVTKDKRDRSVTCYRCGSKHARGNCKAYVAKCFKCGKRNHYTRMCRSTDSKDRTEEKREKSSHRDDKKEDSPQGSRHARPPTVHQHRHRRVRHVHHEDTQERSTNEHSGSESDSLDEDIARIIQHMNVHRTAQTNAKKNKCKIWINGTKTEVEPDTGADTNVMDEHQFNELLRTTPEIELQDTQIKLKTLTENLPVVGECDVTLENQTRKTRAKIAVIQGKIDSLPLLGRQTLEDLGMIKFDAKGRLKEPNRNEIQTIKKVQTGNEELDRILLQHKGRFAGIGKAKRDGEDINIHLPLKDDAQPIAQKPRRVPYHLMEPLKKRMEEFVEKDIMEKVPEHESITWCSPLVVQPKPKNPNDIRVSLDLRVLNKSMQRTRQVQAPITEDFITTFKDCKVFSKLDMNHGYHQFPLDEESRKLMTFSSPWGNYRYKRLAFGGVNSQDLFDTEMSKIISGIPRVLNNRDDIMVGGVDWDDHNANLTALLQRLDTHNLTLRKEKCEFGKSMIDFHGHLFTAEGLKPSPSKVKAVRECSPPKSKEELVSFLQMMAYLSRYISKFSSRCEPLRRLTKKEHKFEWTEAQQKAFEDLKTAITTAPVLIPYKLGRDTMVICDGGPTGLGGGLFQKTEHGYQPVHFVSRSLTDTEKRYSQIEREALAAEFTTTRLHMYLMGAPHFQLATDHKPLLPLFNNPNAKLPPRIERIVMKMQNLDFTAIHIPGKSNMTDYLSRHPLPEIMR encoded by the exons ATGACTGAGACAGCCTCAAGCGGCAGCGCTACACAAAACGCGCAACTACAAAACATCACAGTCGTAAATCGACAACTAAATATCCGACCGTTCAATATCTCAAACGATGCGAACGACACAGCCGTACGATGGACGAAATGGAAAAAAGACATCGAGCGACAGTTCAGGTTCTTCGGACTAACCGATCCAGGAGTAAAGAAAGACGGATTGATTATCTACGGAGGACCACAAATCGCCGACTTGGAAGAATCTCTTCCAGATTTACCGCCACAAGAGAGCGAGGATGTCTACTCACGATTCATTCGGAAGCTGGACAGGAACTTTCTACcgagaaaaaacaaagattaCGCCAGATTCCAGTTCGGAAACCTTTCTCAAGAGGCTGACGAAAGTATGGCAAAGTATTATGCGAGACTCCGTGAAATCGCGAAGAAATGTGAGTTCAACGACGAAGATGACGCAATAAGAGATCATCTCATCAAAACGATGAACACCAACCGCATACGAGTGAAAACAATTCGCAACAATTGGACACTATCCCAAATTTTAGACGAAGCAGCTGTAGAAGAGGAATCCACTGCTCAAGCACATGAGATAGACAAGAAACTCCATGACGCGACGGAATTTCAGAAGATCAAACAAGTCACAAAGGACAAGCGTGACAGGAGTGTGACGTGCTATCGATGCGGATCAAAACATGCGAGGGGAAATTGCAAGGCTTACGTAGCTAAATGCTTCAAATGCGGTAAACGGAACCACTACACCAGAATGTGCCGGAGTACAGATAGCAAAGACCGTACAGaggagaaaagagaaaaatccaGTCACCGAGACGACAAGAAAGAAGATTCCCCGCAAGGGTCACGACACGCAAGACCGCCGACAGTTCATCAACACCGCCATAGACGAGTTCGACACGTGCACCACGAAGATACACAAGAGAGATCAACGAACGAACACAGCGGTTCAGAAAGCGATTCGCTTGACGAAGACATCGCGCGAATTATACAGCACATGAACGTCCACCGTACAGCACAAACAAACgccaagaaaaacaaatgcaagATTTGGATAAACGGAACCAAAACGGAAGTTGAACCGGATACAGGCGCGGACACAAACGTCATGGACGAACATCAGTTCAATGAGTTGCTACGGACAACACCTGAGATAGAATTACAGGACACGCAGATCAAGTTGAAAACACTCACCGAAAATCTTCCAGTCGTGGGCGAATGCGACGTCACCCTGGAAAACCAAACACGGAAAACACGGGCGAAGATCGCAGTCATTCAAGGGAAAATCGACTCCCTTCCCTTACTTGGAAGACAAACACTGGAAGATTTGGGGATGATCAAATTTGATGCGAAGGGAAGACTGAAGGAACCAAATCGTAATGAAATCCAGACCATCAAAAAAGTACAAACCGGAAATGAAGAGCTGGATCGGATTTTGCTTCAGCATAAAGGAAGATTTGCAGGCATTGGCAAAGCAAAACGCGACGGAGAAGACATCAACATCCATCTGCCGCTTAAGGATGATGCACAGCCAATTGCACAAAAACCACGGAGAGTACCATACCATCTGATGGAACCCTTAAAGAAGAGAATGGAAGAATTTGTAGAAAAAGACATCATGGAAAAGGTTCCAGAACACGAATCCATCACTTGGTGCTCGCCGCTAGTCGTacaaccaaaaccaaaaaatcCCAATGACATCCGCGTTAGCCTCGATCTGCGAGTGCTGAACAAGTCCATGCAGCGCACACGACAAGTACAGGCACCAATCACAGAGGATTTCATCACCACGTTCAAGGATTGCAAAGTCTTTAGTAAGCTGGACATGAACCACGGATACCACCAGTTCCCACTAGACGAGGAATCAAGAAAGCTCATGACATTCTCGAGTCCATGGGGCAACTATCGCTACAAACGGCTTGCGTTCGGAGGCGTCAATAGCCAGGATCTATTTGACACAGAAATGAGCAAGATCATCTCTGGGATACCAAGAGTCCTCAACAACAGGGATGACATTATGGTTGGCGGAGTCGACTGGGACGATCATAATGCTAACCTAACCGCTTTATTACAGCGACTTGACACCCACAACTTAACCTTACGCAAGGAGAAGTGTGAATTCGGCAAGTCCATGATTGACTTCCACGGACATCTGTTCACCGCCGAGGGACTGAAACCCAGTCCCAGCAAAGTCAAGGCTGTACGTGAATGCAGCCCACCGAAGTCCAAGGAGGAACTTGTCTCTTTTTTACAAATGATGGCATATTTATCGAGATATATCAGCAAATTCTCGAGCCGTTGCGAACCTCTGAGAAGATTAACAAAGAAAGAGCACAAGTTTGAATGGACAGAGGCCCAACAGAAGGCATTCGAAGACTTAAAGACAGCAATCACTACAGCACCTGTTCTCATCCCTTACAAGCTGGGACGTGACACCATGGTCATCTGTGATGGAGGTCCGACTGGCCTTGGAGGTGGCTTATTTCAAAAGACAGAACATGGCTACCAACCAGTACACTTTGTAAGCAGATCGTTGACAGATACCGAAAAACGGTACTCCCAGATAGAACGAGAGGCATTAGCAGCAGAATTCACAACTACAAGGCTGCACATGTATTTAATGGGGGCACCACACTTTCAGCTAGCAACTGACCACAAACCGCTCCTCCCACTTTTCAACAACCCCAACGCCAAACTGCCACCCAGAATAGAGAGAATAGTGATGAAGATGCAGAACCTCGACTTCACCGCAATTCATATACCTGGAAAGTCCAATATGACTGACTATCTCTCCCGACACCCTTTACCAGAG ATCATGCGGTAG